The following are encoded in a window of Cucurbita pepo subsp. pepo cultivar mu-cu-16 chromosome LG12, ASM280686v2, whole genome shotgun sequence genomic DNA:
- the LOC111807147 gene encoding autophagy-related protein 18g isoform X1 — MKKGKGRNLGLLPNSLKIISSCLKTVSTNASTVASTVRSAGASVAASISAAYSEDEKDQVTWAGFDILEVEPSVIRHVLLVGYLSGFQVLDVEDASNFKELVSKRGGPVSFLQMHPSPAKPDTPEKPDSHDLLRGSHPLLLIVAGEESKDIAVGQNHSPMGVHRSCANSHNAVQFYSLKSHSYVHVLRFRSAVCMVRCSAQIVAVGLSTQIYCFDAITLEIVFSVLTSPVPEISGQGTTGINVGYGPMAVGPRWLAYPAVGPLPSTTVPLSSQSLCLSRGVNPSSLPCSDRTTAHYAVKSGKQLAAGIVSLSDMGYKAWSKYCQDLNPNKSTLLIESNSGRKAGRHAGIEADYPGMVAVKDFITRAIITQFRAHTSPLSALCFDPSGTLLVTASIYGNNINIFRIIPNSHSGSSSRSFDFSSSHVHLYKLHRGITSAMIQDICFSNYSQWVAIVSSKGTCHVFLLSPFGGEAGFRILNSQGEEPCLLPVLSLPWWSTSSLSLNQQPFPPPPPVSLSVVSRIKYSSFGWLNTVNNSAGSGKGFVPSGAVAAIFHNTLSHNIQHVNSKPNSLEHLLVYTPSGHVVQHELLPSFGAEPSLHSSRTESSSFLHMQEDDLKLKVEPIQWWDACRRSDYSERGECIIESTFDRQDVAKTKTKTIQNGRTNTEETYDFDFQELNDGSSAQNVLRVRGQSGISHEQSHWFLSNAELQISSGRLPIWQNSKIYVMTCPRISSIAGGEFEIEEVPVQEIEVTEKELLPCFDHCLSLKSDCNDRGLVLGRCSSPTSSETYQSVVKVTEEIVVICHSKPASLSSTESSDGGSSRRMENFIDFDQASCEKSCTPLCHHLNEMYWEKRASESCMAPKSPNILSTRVEGSRIDGSPCDLYFSNSDFDFPSTEQVSLNKVTFEHTCQEEPCKALEDNEDDDGCQDVNDISTDQEPNRSSNIEYENVCSDENDKIFGDMVTSSEEDLIVVKGC; from the exons GTAACTTGGGCTGGTTTTGACATTCTGGAAGTCGAACCATCTGTCATAAGGCACGTTCTCCTAGTTGGTTATCTGAGTGGATTTCAAGTACTTGACGTGGAGGATGCTTCTAACTTCAAAGAACTTGTTTCAAAGCGTGGTGGCCCTGTTTCATTCTTACAGATGCATCCTTCTCCAGCAAAGCCTGATACTCCAGAAAAGCCTGATAGTCATGATCTACTCAGAGGATCACACCCTTTGTTGCTGATTGTTGCAGGAGAAGAAAGTAAGGATATAGCTGTGGGACAAAATCATAGTCCTATGGGTGTCCACCGAAGTTGTGCCAACTCTCACAATGCTGTTCAGTTTTACTCCCTCAAGTCTCACTCTTATGTGCATGTTTTGAGATTCAGATCTGCTGTTTGCATGGTTAGATGCAGTGCTCAGATAGTAGCTGTGGGCCTGTCTACACAA ATATATTGCTTCGACGCAATCACCCTTGAGATTGTATTTAGTGTTTTGACCTCTCCAGTTCCAGAGATATCAGGACAAGGAACCACTGGGATTAATGTTGGTTATGGTCCCATGGCTGTGGGTCCGAGGTGGTTAGCATATCCTGCTGTTGGCCCATTACCATCAACCACTGTTCCATTAAGTTCACAAAGCCTATGCCTCTCTCGGGGTGTTAATCCCTCATCTTTGCCATGCAGTGATAGGACAACTGCTCATTATGCAGTGAAGTCTGGTAAGCAACTGGCAGCTGGAATTGTCAGTTTGAGTGATATGGGATATAAAGCATGGTCCAAGTACTGTCAAGATCTGAATCCTAACAAGTCTACTTTATTGATTGAATCAAATTCAGGAAGGAAAGCTGGAAGACATGCAGGAATCGAAGCAGATTATCCTGGGATG GTTGCtgttaaagattttattaCTCGGGCAATTATAACTCAGTTTAGAGCTCACACCAGCCCATTGTCTGCACTATGTTTTGATCCTAGTGGGACACTTCTAGTGACTGCATCGATATATGGGAATAACATCAATATCTTCCGAATCATACCGAACTCGCACAGTGGATCAA GTAGTCGAAGCTTTGACTTCAGCTCTTCTCACGTCCATCTTTACAAACTGCACCGTGGAATAACATCAGCT ATGATCCAGGATATTTGCTTTAGTAACTACAGTCAATGGGTGGCAATTGTTTCATCCAAGGGGACGTGCCACGTTTTTCTCTTGTCTCCTTTTGGTGGTGAAGCCGGATTCAGAATTCTTAATTCTCAGGGCGAAGAACCATGTCTGCTTCCAGTTCTATCTTTACCCTGGTGGTCCACATCATCACTTAGTTTAAATCAGCAACCTTTCCCACCTCCACCACCTGTTTCTCTGTCTGTTGTGAGTAGAATTAAATATAGCAGCTTTGGATGGCTAAATACTGTAAACAATTCAGCTGGTTCAGGAAAAGGTTTCGTGCCTTCTGGTGCTGTTGCTGCTATTTTTCATAATACACTCTCTCACAATATTCAGCATGTAAACTCAAAGCCCAACTCCTTGGAGCATTTATTGGTTTATACTCCTTCAGGTCATGTAGTTCAGCATGAACTTCTGCCTTCTTTTGGTGCTGAACCAAGTCTCCACAGTTCAAGAACCGAATCAAGTTCTTTCTTACATATGCAGGAAGATgatcttaaattaaaagttgagCCTATCCAGTGGTGGGATGCATGTAGAAGATCAGATTATTCAGAAAGAGGGGAATGCATCATCGAATCCACCTTTGACAGGCAAGATGtagccaaaaccaaaaccaaaacgaTTCAGAATGGAAGAACAAATACCGAGGAAACGTATGATTTTGATTTCCAGGAGTTGAATGATGGTTCTAGTGCACAAAATGTTCTTAGAGTCAGAGGTCAATCTGGTATATCTCATGAGCAATCCCACTGGTTTCTATCAAATGCAGAATTACAAATAAGCTCTGGAAGGTTACCAATTTGGCAAAACTCAAAG ATTTACGTAATGACTTGTCCGAGAATCAGTAGTATAGCTGGTGGAGAGTTCGAAATCGAAGAAGTCCCAGTTCAAGAAATTGAAGTCACGGAGAAGGAACTGTTACCTTGTTTTGACCATTGCCTCAGCCTCAAATCTGACTGCAATGACAG AGGGCTTGTTTTGGGAAGATGTTCCAGTCCTACTTCTTCCGAGACGTACCAGTCCGTGGTCAAAGTTACTGAAGAAATCGTCGTTATTTGTCACTCCAAACCTGCATCACTTAGCTCCACAGAGAGCTCAGATGGGG GTTCATCGAGAAGGAtggaaaattttattgattttgatcAAGCAAGCTGCGAGAAGTCTTGTACTCCCCTTTGTCATCATCTAAATGAGATGTATTGGGAAAAAAGAGCAAGCGAGTCATGCATGGCTCCAAAATCCCCAAATATTCTATCTACTCGAGTCGAAGGTTCGAGGATCGATGGTTCCCCTTGTGACTTATACTTCTCAAACAGCGATTTCGATTTCCCTTCCACTGAACAAGTTTCTTTGAACAAAG TTACTTTTGAACACACATGCCAGGAGGAACCTTGCAAGGCATTGGAGGATAATGAGGATGATGATGGTTGCCAAGATGTAAATGATATTTCAACTGATCAAGAGCCCAACCGTAGTAGCAATATCGAGTATGAAAACGTATGTAGCGATGAGAATGACAAAATATTTGGTGACATGGTCACCTCTTCTGAAGAAG ATCTTATCGTGGTTAAAGGGTGCTAA
- the LOC111807147 gene encoding autophagy-related protein 18g isoform X4, with translation MKKGKGRNLGLLPNSLKIISSCLKTVSTNASTVASTVRSAGASVAASISAAYSEDEKDQVTWAGFDILEVEPSVIRHVLLVGYLSGFQVLDVEDASNFKELVSKRGGPVSFLQMHPSPAKPDTPEKPDSHDLLRGSHPLLLIVAGEESKDIAVGQNHSPMGVHRSCANSHNAVQFYSLKSHSYVHVLRFRSAVCMVRCSAQIVAVGLSTQIYCFDAITLEIVFSVLTSPVPEISGQGTTGINVGYGPMAVGPRWLAYPAVGPLPSTTVPLSSQSLCLSRGVNPSSLPCSDRTTAHYAVKSGRKAGRHAGIEADYPGMVAVKDFITRAIITQFRAHTSPLSALCFDPSGTLLVTASIYGNNINIFRIIPNSHSGSSSRSFDFSSSHVHLYKLHRGITSAMIQDICFSNYSQWVAIVSSKGTCHVFLLSPFGGEAGFRILNSQGEEPCLLPVLSLPWWSTSSLSLNQQPFPPPPPVSLSVVSRIKYSSFGWLNTVNNSAGSGKGFVPSGAVAAIFHNTLSHNIQHVNSKPNSLEHLLVYTPSGHVVQHELLPSFGAEPSLHSSRTESSSFLHMQEDDLKLKVEPIQWWDACRRSDYSERGECIIESTFDRQDVAKTKTKTIQNGRTNTEETYDFDFQELNDGSSAQNVLRVRGQSGISHEQSHWFLSNAELQISSGRLPIWQNSKIYVMTCPRISSIAGGEFEIEEVPVQEIEVTEKELLPCFDHCLSLKSDCNDRGLVLGRCSSPTSSETYQSVVKVTEEIVVICHSKPASLSSTESSDGGSSRRMENFIDFDQASCEKSCTPLCHHLNEMYWEKRASESCMAPKSPNILSTRVEGSRIDGSPCDLYFSNSDFDFPSTEQVSLNKVTFEHTCQEEPCKALEDNEDDDGCQDVNDISTDQEPNRSSNIEYENVCSDENDKIFGDMVTSSEEDLIVVKGC, from the exons GTAACTTGGGCTGGTTTTGACATTCTGGAAGTCGAACCATCTGTCATAAGGCACGTTCTCCTAGTTGGTTATCTGAGTGGATTTCAAGTACTTGACGTGGAGGATGCTTCTAACTTCAAAGAACTTGTTTCAAAGCGTGGTGGCCCTGTTTCATTCTTACAGATGCATCCTTCTCCAGCAAAGCCTGATACTCCAGAAAAGCCTGATAGTCATGATCTACTCAGAGGATCACACCCTTTGTTGCTGATTGTTGCAGGAGAAGAAAGTAAGGATATAGCTGTGGGACAAAATCATAGTCCTATGGGTGTCCACCGAAGTTGTGCCAACTCTCACAATGCTGTTCAGTTTTACTCCCTCAAGTCTCACTCTTATGTGCATGTTTTGAGATTCAGATCTGCTGTTTGCATGGTTAGATGCAGTGCTCAGATAGTAGCTGTGGGCCTGTCTACACAA ATATATTGCTTCGACGCAATCACCCTTGAGATTGTATTTAGTGTTTTGACCTCTCCAGTTCCAGAGATATCAGGACAAGGAACCACTGGGATTAATGTTGGTTATGGTCCCATGGCTGTGGGTCCGAGGTGGTTAGCATATCCTGCTGTTGGCCCATTACCATCAACCACTGTTCCATTAAGTTCACAAAGCCTATGCCTCTCTCGGGGTGTTAATCCCTCATCTTTGCCATGCAGTGATAGGACAACTGCTCATTATGCAGTGAAGTCTG GAAGGAAAGCTGGAAGACATGCAGGAATCGAAGCAGATTATCCTGGGATG GTTGCtgttaaagattttattaCTCGGGCAATTATAACTCAGTTTAGAGCTCACACCAGCCCATTGTCTGCACTATGTTTTGATCCTAGTGGGACACTTCTAGTGACTGCATCGATATATGGGAATAACATCAATATCTTCCGAATCATACCGAACTCGCACAGTGGATCAA GTAGTCGAAGCTTTGACTTCAGCTCTTCTCACGTCCATCTTTACAAACTGCACCGTGGAATAACATCAGCT ATGATCCAGGATATTTGCTTTAGTAACTACAGTCAATGGGTGGCAATTGTTTCATCCAAGGGGACGTGCCACGTTTTTCTCTTGTCTCCTTTTGGTGGTGAAGCCGGATTCAGAATTCTTAATTCTCAGGGCGAAGAACCATGTCTGCTTCCAGTTCTATCTTTACCCTGGTGGTCCACATCATCACTTAGTTTAAATCAGCAACCTTTCCCACCTCCACCACCTGTTTCTCTGTCTGTTGTGAGTAGAATTAAATATAGCAGCTTTGGATGGCTAAATACTGTAAACAATTCAGCTGGTTCAGGAAAAGGTTTCGTGCCTTCTGGTGCTGTTGCTGCTATTTTTCATAATACACTCTCTCACAATATTCAGCATGTAAACTCAAAGCCCAACTCCTTGGAGCATTTATTGGTTTATACTCCTTCAGGTCATGTAGTTCAGCATGAACTTCTGCCTTCTTTTGGTGCTGAACCAAGTCTCCACAGTTCAAGAACCGAATCAAGTTCTTTCTTACATATGCAGGAAGATgatcttaaattaaaagttgagCCTATCCAGTGGTGGGATGCATGTAGAAGATCAGATTATTCAGAAAGAGGGGAATGCATCATCGAATCCACCTTTGACAGGCAAGATGtagccaaaaccaaaaccaaaacgaTTCAGAATGGAAGAACAAATACCGAGGAAACGTATGATTTTGATTTCCAGGAGTTGAATGATGGTTCTAGTGCACAAAATGTTCTTAGAGTCAGAGGTCAATCTGGTATATCTCATGAGCAATCCCACTGGTTTCTATCAAATGCAGAATTACAAATAAGCTCTGGAAGGTTACCAATTTGGCAAAACTCAAAG ATTTACGTAATGACTTGTCCGAGAATCAGTAGTATAGCTGGTGGAGAGTTCGAAATCGAAGAAGTCCCAGTTCAAGAAATTGAAGTCACGGAGAAGGAACTGTTACCTTGTTTTGACCATTGCCTCAGCCTCAAATCTGACTGCAATGACAG AGGGCTTGTTTTGGGAAGATGTTCCAGTCCTACTTCTTCCGAGACGTACCAGTCCGTGGTCAAAGTTACTGAAGAAATCGTCGTTATTTGTCACTCCAAACCTGCATCACTTAGCTCCACAGAGAGCTCAGATGGGG GTTCATCGAGAAGGAtggaaaattttattgattttgatcAAGCAAGCTGCGAGAAGTCTTGTACTCCCCTTTGTCATCATCTAAATGAGATGTATTGGGAAAAAAGAGCAAGCGAGTCATGCATGGCTCCAAAATCCCCAAATATTCTATCTACTCGAGTCGAAGGTTCGAGGATCGATGGTTCCCCTTGTGACTTATACTTCTCAAACAGCGATTTCGATTTCCCTTCCACTGAACAAGTTTCTTTGAACAAAG TTACTTTTGAACACACATGCCAGGAGGAACCTTGCAAGGCATTGGAGGATAATGAGGATGATGATGGTTGCCAAGATGTAAATGATATTTCAACTGATCAAGAGCCCAACCGTAGTAGCAATATCGAGTATGAAAACGTATGTAGCGATGAGAATGACAAAATATTTGGTGACATGGTCACCTCTTCTGAAGAAG ATCTTATCGTGGTTAAAGGGTGCTAA
- the LOC111807147 gene encoding autophagy-related protein 18g isoform X2 — translation MKKGKGRNLGLLPNSLKIISSCLKTVSTNASTVASTVRSAGASVAASISAAYSEDEKDQVTWAGFDILEVEPSVIRHVLLVGYLSGFQVLDVEDASNFKELVSKRGGPVSFLQMHPSPAKPDTPEKPDSHDLLRGSHPLLLIVAGEESKDIAVGQNHSPMGVHRSCANSHNAVQFYSLKSHSYVHVLRFRSAVCMVRCSAQIVAVGLSTQIYCFDAITLEIVFSVLTSPVPEISGQGTTGINVGYGPMAVGPRWLAYPAVGPLPSTTVPLSSQSLCLSRGVNPSSLPCSDRTTAHYAVKSGKQLAAGIVSLSDMGYKAWSKYCQDLNPNKSTLLIESNSGRKAGRHAGIEADYPGMVAVKDFITRAIITQFRAHTSPLSALCFDPSGTLLVTASIYGNNINIFRIIPNSHSGSSSRSFDFSSSHVHLYKLHRGITSAMIQDICFSNYSQWVAIVSSKGTCHVFLLSPFGGEAGFRILNSQGEEPCLLPVLSLPWWSTSSLSLNQQPFPPPPPVSLSVVSRIKYSSFGWLNTVNNSAGSGKGFVPSGAVAAIFHNTLSHNIQHVNSKPNSLEHLLVYTPSGHVVQHELLPSFGAEPSLHSSRTESSSFLHMQEDDLKLKVEPIQWWDACRRSDYSERGECIIESTFDRQDVAKTKTKTIQNGRTNTEETYDFDFQELNDGSSAQNVLRVRGQSGISHEQSHWFLSNAELQISSGRLPIWQNSKIYVMTCPRISSIAGGEFEIEEVPVQEIEVTEKELLPCFDHCLSLKSDCNDRGLVLGRCSSPTSSETYQSVVKVTEEIVVICHSKPASLSSTESSDGGSSRRMENFIDFDQASCEKSCTPLCHHLNEMYWEKRASESCMAPKSPNILSTRVEGSRIDGSPCDLYFSNSDFDFPSTEQVSLNKVTFEHTCQEEPCKALEDNEDDDGCQDVNDISTDQEPNRSSNIEYENVCSDENDKIFGDMVTSSEEG, via the exons GTAACTTGGGCTGGTTTTGACATTCTGGAAGTCGAACCATCTGTCATAAGGCACGTTCTCCTAGTTGGTTATCTGAGTGGATTTCAAGTACTTGACGTGGAGGATGCTTCTAACTTCAAAGAACTTGTTTCAAAGCGTGGTGGCCCTGTTTCATTCTTACAGATGCATCCTTCTCCAGCAAAGCCTGATACTCCAGAAAAGCCTGATAGTCATGATCTACTCAGAGGATCACACCCTTTGTTGCTGATTGTTGCAGGAGAAGAAAGTAAGGATATAGCTGTGGGACAAAATCATAGTCCTATGGGTGTCCACCGAAGTTGTGCCAACTCTCACAATGCTGTTCAGTTTTACTCCCTCAAGTCTCACTCTTATGTGCATGTTTTGAGATTCAGATCTGCTGTTTGCATGGTTAGATGCAGTGCTCAGATAGTAGCTGTGGGCCTGTCTACACAA ATATATTGCTTCGACGCAATCACCCTTGAGATTGTATTTAGTGTTTTGACCTCTCCAGTTCCAGAGATATCAGGACAAGGAACCACTGGGATTAATGTTGGTTATGGTCCCATGGCTGTGGGTCCGAGGTGGTTAGCATATCCTGCTGTTGGCCCATTACCATCAACCACTGTTCCATTAAGTTCACAAAGCCTATGCCTCTCTCGGGGTGTTAATCCCTCATCTTTGCCATGCAGTGATAGGACAACTGCTCATTATGCAGTGAAGTCTGGTAAGCAACTGGCAGCTGGAATTGTCAGTTTGAGTGATATGGGATATAAAGCATGGTCCAAGTACTGTCAAGATCTGAATCCTAACAAGTCTACTTTATTGATTGAATCAAATTCAGGAAGGAAAGCTGGAAGACATGCAGGAATCGAAGCAGATTATCCTGGGATG GTTGCtgttaaagattttattaCTCGGGCAATTATAACTCAGTTTAGAGCTCACACCAGCCCATTGTCTGCACTATGTTTTGATCCTAGTGGGACACTTCTAGTGACTGCATCGATATATGGGAATAACATCAATATCTTCCGAATCATACCGAACTCGCACAGTGGATCAA GTAGTCGAAGCTTTGACTTCAGCTCTTCTCACGTCCATCTTTACAAACTGCACCGTGGAATAACATCAGCT ATGATCCAGGATATTTGCTTTAGTAACTACAGTCAATGGGTGGCAATTGTTTCATCCAAGGGGACGTGCCACGTTTTTCTCTTGTCTCCTTTTGGTGGTGAAGCCGGATTCAGAATTCTTAATTCTCAGGGCGAAGAACCATGTCTGCTTCCAGTTCTATCTTTACCCTGGTGGTCCACATCATCACTTAGTTTAAATCAGCAACCTTTCCCACCTCCACCACCTGTTTCTCTGTCTGTTGTGAGTAGAATTAAATATAGCAGCTTTGGATGGCTAAATACTGTAAACAATTCAGCTGGTTCAGGAAAAGGTTTCGTGCCTTCTGGTGCTGTTGCTGCTATTTTTCATAATACACTCTCTCACAATATTCAGCATGTAAACTCAAAGCCCAACTCCTTGGAGCATTTATTGGTTTATACTCCTTCAGGTCATGTAGTTCAGCATGAACTTCTGCCTTCTTTTGGTGCTGAACCAAGTCTCCACAGTTCAAGAACCGAATCAAGTTCTTTCTTACATATGCAGGAAGATgatcttaaattaaaagttgagCCTATCCAGTGGTGGGATGCATGTAGAAGATCAGATTATTCAGAAAGAGGGGAATGCATCATCGAATCCACCTTTGACAGGCAAGATGtagccaaaaccaaaaccaaaacgaTTCAGAATGGAAGAACAAATACCGAGGAAACGTATGATTTTGATTTCCAGGAGTTGAATGATGGTTCTAGTGCACAAAATGTTCTTAGAGTCAGAGGTCAATCTGGTATATCTCATGAGCAATCCCACTGGTTTCTATCAAATGCAGAATTACAAATAAGCTCTGGAAGGTTACCAATTTGGCAAAACTCAAAG ATTTACGTAATGACTTGTCCGAGAATCAGTAGTATAGCTGGTGGAGAGTTCGAAATCGAAGAAGTCCCAGTTCAAGAAATTGAAGTCACGGAGAAGGAACTGTTACCTTGTTTTGACCATTGCCTCAGCCTCAAATCTGACTGCAATGACAG AGGGCTTGTTTTGGGAAGATGTTCCAGTCCTACTTCTTCCGAGACGTACCAGTCCGTGGTCAAAGTTACTGAAGAAATCGTCGTTATTTGTCACTCCAAACCTGCATCACTTAGCTCCACAGAGAGCTCAGATGGGG GTTCATCGAGAAGGAtggaaaattttattgattttgatcAAGCAAGCTGCGAGAAGTCTTGTACTCCCCTTTGTCATCATCTAAATGAGATGTATTGGGAAAAAAGAGCAAGCGAGTCATGCATGGCTCCAAAATCCCCAAATATTCTATCTACTCGAGTCGAAGGTTCGAGGATCGATGGTTCCCCTTGTGACTTATACTTCTCAAACAGCGATTTCGATTTCCCTTCCACTGAACAAGTTTCTTTGAACAAAG TTACTTTTGAACACACATGCCAGGAGGAACCTTGCAAGGCATTGGAGGATAATGAGGATGATGATGGTTGCCAAGATGTAAATGATATTTCAACTGATCAAGAGCCCAACCGTAGTAGCAATATCGAGTATGAAAACGTATGTAGCGATGAGAATGACAAAATATTTGGTGACATGGTCACCTCTTCTGAAGAAG GCTGA
- the LOC111807147 gene encoding autophagy-related protein 18g isoform X3, whose translation MKKGKGRNLGLLPNSLKIISSCLKTVSTNASTVASTVRSAGASVAASISAAYSEDEKDQVTWAGFDILEVEPSVIRHVLLVGYLSGFQVLDVEDASNFKELVSKRGGPVSFLQMHPSPAKPDTPEKPDSHDLLRGSHPLLLIVAGEESKDIAVGQNHSPMGVHRSCANSHNAVQFYSLKSHSYVHVLRFRSAVCMVRCSAQIVAVGLSTQIYCFDAITLEIVFSVLTSPVPEISGQGTTGINVGYGPMAVGPRWLAYPAVGPLPSTTVPLSSQSLCLSRGVNPSSLPCSDRTTAHYAVKSGKQLAAGIVSLSDMGYKAWSKYCQDLNPNKSTLLIESNSGRKAGRHAGIEADYPGMVAVKDFITRAIITQFRAHTSPLSALCFDPSGTLLVTASIYGNNINIFRIIPNSHSGSSSRSFDFSSSHVHLYKLHRGITSAMIQDICFSNYSQWVAIVSSKGTCHVFLLSPFGGEAGFRILNSQGEEPCLLPVLSLPWWSTSSLSLNQQPFPPPPPVSLSVVSRIKYSSFGWLNTVNNSAGSGKGFVPSGAVAAIFHNTLSHNIQHVNSKPNSLEHLLVYTPSGHVVQHELLPSFGAEPSLHSSRTESSSFLHMQEDDLKLKVEPIQWWDACRRSDYSERGECIIESTFDRQDVAKTKTKTIQNGRTNTEETYDFDFQELNDGSSAQNVLRVRGQSGISHEQSHWFLSNAELQISSGRLPIWQNSKIYVMTCPRISSIAGGEFEIEEVPVQEIEVTEKELLPCFDHCLSLKSDCNDRGLVLGRCSSPTSSETYQSVVKVTEEIVVICHSKPASLSSTESSDGGSSRRMENFIDFDQASCEKSCTPLCHHLNEMYWEKRASESCMAPKSPNILSTRVEGSRIDGSPCDLYFSNSDFDFPSTEQVSLNKVTFEHTCQEEPCKALEDNEDDDGCQDVNDISTDQEPNRSSNIEYENVCSDENDKIFGDMVTSSEEG comes from the exons GTAACTTGGGCTGGTTTTGACATTCTGGAAGTCGAACCATCTGTCATAAGGCACGTTCTCCTAGTTGGTTATCTGAGTGGATTTCAAGTACTTGACGTGGAGGATGCTTCTAACTTCAAAGAACTTGTTTCAAAGCGTGGTGGCCCTGTTTCATTCTTACAGATGCATCCTTCTCCAGCAAAGCCTGATACTCCAGAAAAGCCTGATAGTCATGATCTACTCAGAGGATCACACCCTTTGTTGCTGATTGTTGCAGGAGAAGAAAGTAAGGATATAGCTGTGGGACAAAATCATAGTCCTATGGGTGTCCACCGAAGTTGTGCCAACTCTCACAATGCTGTTCAGTTTTACTCCCTCAAGTCTCACTCTTATGTGCATGTTTTGAGATTCAGATCTGCTGTTTGCATGGTTAGATGCAGTGCTCAGATAGTAGCTGTGGGCCTGTCTACACAA ATATATTGCTTCGACGCAATCACCCTTGAGATTGTATTTAGTGTTTTGACCTCTCCAGTTCCAGAGATATCAGGACAAGGAACCACTGGGATTAATGTTGGTTATGGTCCCATGGCTGTGGGTCCGAGGTGGTTAGCATATCCTGCTGTTGGCCCATTACCATCAACCACTGTTCCATTAAGTTCACAAAGCCTATGCCTCTCTCGGGGTGTTAATCCCTCATCTTTGCCATGCAGTGATAGGACAACTGCTCATTATGCAGTGAAGTCTGGTAAGCAACTGGCAGCTGGAATTGTCAGTTTGAGTGATATGGGATATAAAGCATGGTCCAAGTACTGTCAAGATCTGAATCCTAACAAGTCTACTTTATTGATTGAATCAAATTCAGGAAGGAAAGCTGGAAGACATGCAGGAATCGAAGCAGATTATCCTGGGATG GTTGCtgttaaagattttattaCTCGGGCAATTATAACTCAGTTTAGAGCTCACACCAGCCCATTGTCTGCACTATGTTTTGATCCTAGTGGGACACTTCTAGTGACTGCATCGATATATGGGAATAACATCAATATCTTCCGAATCATACCGAACTCGCACAGTGGATCAA GTAGTCGAAGCTTTGACTTCAGCTCTTCTCACGTCCATCTTTACAAACTGCACCGTGGAATAACATCAGCT ATGATCCAGGATATTTGCTTTAGTAACTACAGTCAATGGGTGGCAATTGTTTCATCCAAGGGGACGTGCCACGTTTTTCTCTTGTCTCCTTTTGGTGGTGAAGCCGGATTCAGAATTCTTAATTCTCAGGGCGAAGAACCATGTCTGCTTCCAGTTCTATCTTTACCCTGGTGGTCCACATCATCACTTAGTTTAAATCAGCAACCTTTCCCACCTCCACCACCTGTTTCTCTGTCTGTTGTGAGTAGAATTAAATATAGCAGCTTTGGATGGCTAAATACTGTAAACAATTCAGCTGGTTCAGGAAAAGGTTTCGTGCCTTCTGGTGCTGTTGCTGCTATTTTTCATAATACACTCTCTCACAATATTCAGCATGTAAACTCAAAGCCCAACTCCTTGGAGCATTTATTGGTTTATACTCCTTCAGGTCATGTAGTTCAGCATGAACTTCTGCCTTCTTTTGGTGCTGAACCAAGTCTCCACAGTTCAAGAACCGAATCAAGTTCTTTCTTACATATGCAGGAAGATgatcttaaattaaaagttgagCCTATCCAGTGGTGGGATGCATGTAGAAGATCAGATTATTCAGAAAGAGGGGAATGCATCATCGAATCCACCTTTGACAGGCAAGATGtagccaaaaccaaaaccaaaacgaTTCAGAATGGAAGAACAAATACCGAGGAAACGTATGATTTTGATTTCCAGGAGTTGAATGATGGTTCTAGTGCACAAAATGTTCTTAGAGTCAGAGGTCAATCTGGTATATCTCATGAGCAATCCCACTGGTTTCTATCAAATGCAGAATTACAAATAAGCTCTGGAAGGTTACCAATTTGGCAAAACTCAAAG ATTTACGTAATGACTTGTCCGAGAATCAGTAGTATAGCTGGTGGAGAGTTCGAAATCGAAGAAGTCCCAGTTCAAGAAATTGAAGTCACGGAGAAGGAACTGTTACCTTGTTTTGACCATTGCCTCAGCCTCAAATCTGACTGCAATGACAG AGGGCTTGTTTTGGGAAGATGTTCCAGTCCTACTTCTTCCGAGACGTACCAGTCCGTGGTCAAAGTTACTGAAGAAATCGTCGTTATTTGTCACTCCAAACCTGCATCACTTAGCTCCACAGAGAGCTCAGATGGGG GTTCATCGAGAAGGAtggaaaattttattgattttgatcAAGCAAGCTGCGAGAAGTCTTGTACTCCCCTTTGTCATCATCTAAATGAGATGTATTGGGAAAAAAGAGCAAGCGAGTCATGCATGGCTCCAAAATCCCCAAATATTCTATCTACTCGAGTCGAAGGTTCGAGGATCGATGGTTCCCCTTGTGACTTATACTTCTCAAACAGCGATTTCGATTTCCCTTCCACTGAACAAGTTTCTTTGAACAAAG TTACTTTTGAACACACATGCCAGGAGGAACCTTGCAAGGCATTGGAGGATAATGAGGATGATGATGGTTGCCAAGATGTAAATGATATTTCAACTGATCAAGAGCCCAACCGTAGTAGCAATATCGAGTATGAAAACGTATGTAGCGATGAGAATGACAAAATATTTGGTGACATGGTCACCTCTTCTGAAGAAGGTTGA